In a single window of the Nicotiana tomentosiformis chromosome 10, ASM39032v3, whole genome shotgun sequence genome:
- the LOC138900080 gene encoding uncharacterized protein: protein MNDEEHKRMEHFGRLKPPEFSGVKSEDAQDFIDRDELRRQFEQLRQEGMSVTQYEMRFSELDRYAIWLVPTERERISRFIDGLKYGLHFIMTREIPSGVRFDEVVDISRRLEQVHSQEREERQAKRPRSSGVVSSALSGGHSHQGPPL from the exons ATGAATGATGAGGAGCATAAGAGAATGGAGCAttttgggaggcttaagcctccagagttcagtggggtcaagtcagaggatgctcaggattttataGACAG AGATGAGTTGCGTAGGcaatttgagcagctacgccaggagggtatgtcagtgactcaatatgagatgagattttcagagttggatcGTTATGcgatatggttggttcccactgagagggagaggattagcagattcattgatggcctcaaatACGGACTACATTTCATCATGACTCGGGAAATTCCATCGGGTGTGaggtttgatgaggtggttgatatttcaAGACGCCTAGAGCAGGTTCacagtcaggagcgtgaggagagacaggccaagaggcctcgtagttcaGGTGTTGTCAGCAGTGCCTTATCTGGAGGACACTCCCATCAGGGGCCACCCTTATAg